Proteins found in one Promicromonospora sukumoe genomic segment:
- a CDS encoding carbohydrate-binding protein — protein MSSAPVRPRRLLAAVAVGATLAALAVAPSATAAVPTAEPKPEVDGVSELNVLTFNVWHGGTQIDDGAREIADVLLETDADVTFLPEQGDSPRQVAALLGYDHVIATDTGIVSRYPILETSTVDRWWTKAVLDVNGTEVVAYGGHLEYRWYATYLPRGYGGAVQGDWPDGWDTWDKLPGGPVTDVDAILEANRQSGRPATAAALVEDIAAERAAGRIAVVGGDFNEPSVQDWTEETADLQDHNGLVIPWQSTQILLDGGLVDAFREVHPDPVANPGVTWPSDNPLFPTTDLTWAPEVDERDRIDYVFVTPDERVSIDDAAVVGPQSTIVRNERVDDDSADEILTPDAVWPSDHKAVLASFSVCDDGCAPAVPAWDASAVYTAGDEISYEGSTWRAAWWTRGQEPGAAYGPWQQIVERDGVARWTPSRIFEAGSVAVHDGQAYEAKWWTRNEKPGTPWGPWKAQG, from the coding sequence ATGTCATCCGCACCCGTACGCCCTCGACGCCTGCTGGCGGCCGTCGCCGTGGGCGCGACGCTCGCCGCGCTGGCCGTCGCGCCATCGGCCACCGCAGCCGTCCCGACCGCCGAGCCCAAGCCCGAGGTGGACGGCGTCAGCGAGCTCAACGTGCTCACGTTCAACGTGTGGCACGGCGGCACCCAGATCGACGACGGCGCCCGCGAGATCGCCGACGTCCTGCTGGAGACCGACGCCGACGTGACGTTCCTGCCCGAGCAGGGGGACTCCCCGCGGCAGGTCGCCGCGCTGCTCGGCTACGACCACGTGATCGCTACCGACACCGGCATCGTCTCGCGGTACCCGATCCTGGAGACCAGCACGGTGGACCGCTGGTGGACCAAGGCCGTGCTCGACGTGAACGGCACTGAGGTCGTGGCCTACGGCGGGCACCTGGAGTACCGCTGGTACGCGACCTACCTGCCGCGCGGCTACGGCGGCGCCGTCCAGGGCGACTGGCCCGACGGCTGGGACACGTGGGACAAGCTGCCGGGCGGCCCGGTCACCGATGTGGACGCGATCCTGGAGGCCAACCGGCAGTCCGGCCGTCCGGCCACGGCCGCGGCCCTCGTCGAGGACATCGCCGCGGAGCGCGCGGCGGGCCGCATCGCCGTCGTCGGCGGGGACTTCAACGAGCCGTCCGTGCAGGACTGGACCGAGGAGACCGCCGACCTGCAGGACCACAACGGTCTTGTGATCCCGTGGCAGTCCACGCAGATCCTGCTCGACGGCGGGCTGGTCGACGCGTTCCGCGAGGTCCACCCCGACCCGGTCGCCAATCCGGGCGTGACCTGGCCGTCCGACAACCCGCTGTTCCCGACGACGGACCTCACCTGGGCTCCCGAGGTCGACGAGCGCGACCGGATCGACTACGTCTTCGTCACGCCCGACGAGCGGGTCTCGATCGACGACGCCGCCGTCGTGGGCCCGCAGTCGACGATCGTGCGCAACGAGCGGGTCGACGACGACAGCGCCGACGAGATCCTGACGCCGGACGCCGTCTGGCCGTCCGACCACAAGGCCGTGCTCGCCTCGTTCAGCGTGTGCGACGACGGCTGCGCGCCCGCCGTCCCCGCCTGGGACGCGTCGGCCGTCTACACCGCCGGCGACGAGATCTCCTACGAGGGCTCGACCTGGCGCGCCGCCTGGTGGACGCGGGGCCAGGAGCCCGGCGCCGCCTACGGCCCGTGGCAGCAGATCGTGGAGCGGGACGGCGTGGCGCGCTGGACGCCGTCCCGCATCTTCGAGGCCGGCTCGGTGGCCGTGCACGACGGCCAGGCGTACGAGGCGAAGTGGTGGACCCGCAACGAGAAGCCGGGCACGCCGTGGGGGCCGTGGAAGGCCCAGGGGTAA
- a CDS encoding 4-oxalomesaconate tautomerase, whose translation MTATDGPSYRRARTAGSQTAVPALVMRGGTSRGLFLDARTLPADAAARDAVLLAAMGSPDPRQIDGLGGAHPLTSKVGIVAPGSGDVDVEWTFAQLQPDSDVVDTTPNCGNMLAAVLPFAIETGLLVPDGETTTARVLTRNTGAVADITVSTPRGPDGARYVEYAGDARIDGVPGTAAPVRIAFLDTAGSVAGSLLPTGSVRDTVAVPVLGDVEVTLIDNGQPLVIVRADRLGARGDETPAEIDADAGLRDRVERLRLVCGRVMGLGDVTAKNYPKMTLVSAPRAGGSIATRSLIPRVAHQSIGVLAAVTVATACVLPGSVAHEVAVVPDGAHEVTVSVEHPSGEFSVSLALDAGDPPAVVGSALLRTARLLMAGEVLVPRAVWDPTTEPTEDQPEDQNEEATA comes from the coding sequence GTGACCGCCACCGATGGCCCGTCCTACCGTCGTGCCCGCACCGCGGGCTCGCAGACCGCGGTGCCCGCGCTCGTCATGCGCGGCGGCACGTCGCGGGGCCTGTTCCTCGACGCCCGCACCCTGCCCGCCGACGCCGCCGCCCGCGACGCCGTGCTGCTCGCAGCGATGGGCTCGCCCGACCCCCGCCAGATCGACGGACTGGGCGGCGCGCACCCCCTGACCAGCAAGGTCGGGATCGTGGCGCCCGGGTCCGGCGACGTCGACGTGGAGTGGACGTTCGCCCAGCTCCAGCCCGACTCCGACGTCGTGGACACCACGCCGAACTGCGGCAACATGCTCGCCGCGGTGCTCCCGTTCGCGATCGAGACCGGCCTCCTCGTGCCCGACGGCGAGACCACCACCGCCCGGGTGCTGACGCGCAACACCGGCGCGGTCGCGGACATCACCGTCTCCACACCGCGCGGGCCCGACGGCGCCCGGTACGTCGAGTACGCCGGTGACGCCCGGATCGACGGCGTGCCCGGCACGGCCGCGCCCGTGCGCATCGCGTTCCTCGACACCGCCGGCTCCGTGGCCGGCAGCCTGCTGCCCACCGGGAGCGTGCGCGACACCGTCGCCGTCCCGGTCCTCGGCGACGTCGAGGTGACCCTGATCGACAACGGCCAGCCGCTCGTGATCGTGCGGGCCGACCGCCTCGGCGCGCGCGGCGACGAGACCCCGGCCGAGATCGACGCCGACGCCGGCCTGCGCGACCGCGTCGAGCGCCTGCGCCTCGTCTGCGGCCGGGTCATGGGGCTCGGCGACGTCACCGCGAAGAACTACCCCAAGATGACGCTCGTCTCCGCGCCCCGGGCGGGCGGGAGCATCGCCACCCGCTCGCTCATCCCGCGCGTGGCGCACCAGTCCATCGGCGTGCTCGCCGCTGTCACCGTCGCGACGGCGTGCGTGCTGCCCGGGAGCGTGGCGCACGAGGTCGCCGTCGTGCCCGACGGCGCCCACGAGGTCACCGTCTCCGTCGAGCACCCCTCGGGAGAGTTCTCCGTCTCGCTCGCGCTGGACGCCGGCGACCCGCCCGCCGTCGTCGGCTCCGCGCTCCTGCGCACCGCCCGCCTGCTCATGGCGGGAGAGGTGCTGGTGCCGCGCGCGGTCTGGGACCCGACCACCGAACCGACCGAAGACCAGCCCGAGGACCAGAACGAGGAGGCCACCGCGTGA
- a CDS encoding amidohydrolase family protein encodes MIIDVHGHYTTAPEPLGAWRDAQVAALADPGLAPDPAGPRISDDQIRETLQAHQLRQMDDRGIDVTVFSPRASFMAHHVGDLATSTAWARICNDLCARVAGLFPDRFAPGAMLPQSPGADPATSVPEIERAVTELGAVTVNLNPDPSGGHWTAPPLTDRSWYPVYEKLVELDVPAMVHVSTSCNPAFHTTGAHYLNADTTVFMQLLQGDLFADFPDLRLVIPHGGGAVPYHWGRFRGLAQALGKPEPEEMLGTNVFFDTCVYHQPGADLLLDVIPRDGVLFASEMIGAVRGVDPRTGHHFDDTRRYVESHAATRGLDDDAVRALFETNARRVYPLLDRRLTERGLTRA; translated from the coding sequence GTGATCATCGACGTGCACGGCCACTACACGACCGCCCCCGAACCGCTCGGCGCCTGGCGCGACGCCCAGGTCGCCGCCCTGGCCGACCCGGGCCTGGCCCCCGACCCGGCAGGCCCCCGCATCAGCGACGACCAGATCCGCGAGACCCTCCAGGCGCACCAGCTCCGGCAGATGGATGACCGCGGCATCGACGTCACCGTCTTCTCGCCCCGCGCGTCGTTCATGGCGCACCACGTCGGGGACCTCGCGACGTCGACCGCGTGGGCGCGGATCTGCAACGACCTGTGCGCCCGCGTGGCGGGGCTCTTCCCGGACCGGTTCGCGCCCGGTGCCATGCTGCCGCAGTCGCCCGGCGCCGACCCGGCGACGTCGGTCCCCGAGATCGAGCGGGCCGTCACCGAGCTGGGCGCCGTCACCGTGAACCTCAACCCCGACCCGTCGGGCGGGCACTGGACGGCGCCGCCCCTGACCGACCGGTCCTGGTACCCCGTCTACGAGAAGCTGGTCGAGCTCGACGTGCCCGCCATGGTGCACGTCTCCACGAGCTGCAACCCCGCCTTCCACACCACCGGCGCCCACTACCTCAACGCTGACACCACGGTGTTCATGCAGCTGCTGCAGGGCGACCTGTTCGCCGACTTCCCGGACCTGCGGCTCGTGATCCCGCACGGCGGGGGAGCGGTGCCCTACCACTGGGGCCGGTTCCGCGGCCTCGCCCAGGCCCTGGGCAAGCCGGAGCCCGAGGAGATGCTCGGCACCAACGTCTTCTTCGACACCTGCGTCTACCACCAGCCCGGCGCCGACCTGCTGCTCGACGTGATCCCGCGCGACGGCGTCCTGTTCGCCTCGGAGATGATCGGCGCCGTGCGCGGCGTCGACCCGCGCACCGGCCACCACTTCGACGACACGCGCCGCTACGTCGAGTCCCACGCCGCGACCCGGGGCCTGGACGACGACGCCGTGCGCGCCCTGTTCGAGACCAACGCCCGCCGTGTCTACCCGCTGCTCGACCGGCGCCTGACCGAGAGGGGGCTGACCCGTGCCTGA
- the ligK gene encoding 4-carboxy-4-hydroxy-2-oxoadipate aldolase/oxaloacetate decarboxylase: MPELGVVHTNIDRADPAAVEALSRFGVATVHEALGRLGLMRPYLRPVYEGAAMCGTAVTVLLQPGDNWMLHVAAEQVRPGDVVVAACTTESEDGFFGDLLATSMQARGARGLVIDGGCRDVDTLRAMDFPVFSRAINARGTVKATLGSVNVPVVCANALVTPGDVVVADADGVVVVPAARAAEVAEAARRREDNETAKRERFAAGELGLDLYDMRPRLAELGLTYTD; the protein is encoded by the coding sequence GTGCCTGAGCTCGGAGTCGTCCACACGAACATCGACCGCGCCGACCCGGCCGCCGTCGAGGCGCTGTCGCGGTTCGGCGTCGCCACGGTCCACGAGGCCCTGGGCCGCCTCGGCCTGATGCGGCCGTACCTGCGCCCCGTCTACGAGGGCGCCGCGATGTGCGGCACCGCGGTGACCGTGCTGCTCCAGCCCGGCGACAACTGGATGCTGCACGTCGCCGCCGAGCAGGTGCGGCCCGGCGACGTCGTCGTGGCCGCCTGCACCACCGAGAGCGAGGACGGGTTCTTCGGCGACCTGCTCGCCACCTCGATGCAGGCGCGCGGCGCCCGCGGCCTGGTGATCGACGGCGGCTGCCGCGACGTCGACACCCTGCGCGCCATGGACTTCCCGGTGTTCTCCCGCGCGATCAACGCCAGGGGCACCGTCAAGGCCACGCTCGGCTCGGTCAATGTGCCGGTCGTCTGCGCCAACGCCCTGGTCACCCCGGGCGACGTGGTCGTGGCGGACGCCGACGGCGTCGTCGTCGTGCCCGCCGCCCGGGCCGCCGAGGTGGCCGAGGCCGCCCGCCGGCGCGAGGACAACGAGACCGCCAAGCGGGAGCGGTTCGCCGCAGGCGAGCTGGGGCTGGACCTCTACGACATGCGACCGCGGCTGGCCGAGCTCGGCCTGACCTACACGGACTGA
- a CDS encoding amidohydrolase family protein, with translation MTDKDVTPGWLHWYQGPTRPTFTLPDGAVDAHCHVFGPADQFPFAPERKYTPVDASAQQLFDLRDHLGVDRNVIVQATCHGADNSALVDALERSEGRARGVATVRADITDEELRRLHDAGVRGVRFNFVRRLVDAVPTAALETIAARIAPLGWHVVVYFEAADLPDLKDFFATLPVPLVVDHMGRPDVTKDPDGPEFAEFLDFVAANDVWVKVSCPERLTVTGPAALDGERHAYTDVVPFARRVVERFPDRVLWGTDWPHPNLKDHMPDDGLLVDHIPHVAPTPELRQALLVDNPRRLYWPTEA, from the coding sequence ATGACCGACAAGGACGTCACCCCCGGCTGGCTGCACTGGTACCAGGGGCCGACCAGGCCCACCTTCACGCTGCCCGACGGCGCCGTGGACGCGCACTGCCACGTGTTCGGCCCCGCCGACCAGTTCCCCTTCGCGCCCGAGCGCAAGTACACGCCCGTCGACGCCTCCGCCCAGCAGCTCTTCGACCTGCGCGACCACCTGGGCGTGGACCGCAACGTCATCGTGCAGGCCACGTGCCACGGCGCGGACAACAGCGCCCTGGTCGACGCCCTGGAGCGCTCCGAGGGACGGGCCCGCGGCGTGGCGACCGTCCGCGCCGACATCACGGACGAGGAGCTGCGCCGCCTGCACGACGCCGGGGTGCGCGGCGTCCGCTTCAACTTCGTGCGCCGGCTGGTCGACGCCGTACCCACGGCGGCGCTGGAGACGATCGCGGCGCGGATCGCCCCGCTGGGCTGGCACGTCGTCGTCTACTTCGAGGCCGCCGACTTGCCGGACCTGAAGGACTTCTTCGCGACCCTTCCGGTGCCCCTGGTCGTGGACCACATGGGCCGCCCCGACGTCACGAAGGACCCCGACGGGCCGGAGTTCGCGGAGTTCCTCGACTTCGTGGCCGCGAACGACGTGTGGGTCAAGGTCTCCTGCCCGGAGCGCCTCACCGTCACCGGACCGGCCGCCCTGGACGGCGAGCGCCACGCGTACACCGACGTCGTGCCGTTCGCCCGCAGGGTCGTCGAGCGCTTCCCCGACCGCGTGCTGTGGGGCACCGACTGGCCCCACCCCAACCTCAAGGACCACATGCCCGACGACGGGCTGCTCGTGGACCACATCCCGCACGTCGCCCCCACCCCCGAGCTGCGGCAGGCCCTGCTCGTGGACAACCCCCGCCGCCTGTACTGGCCGACGGAGGCCTGA
- a CDS encoding MFS transporter: MHTRTNAANRIDRLPISRFHKTTMVALAFTYFFEFADINTFAITAPVIREQWGASVNHVAYVTSLSFVGMFIGSIVAGGLADRLGRKRTLVATTVWFSVWSFATIFAWDIFSMGLFRVMTSAGLSAMTVVAVVYINELFPKAVRGKYQAYVIMIGICGTPATNLIASFVVPINEWSWRLVYLWGSLGVLFLFFVRKLAESPQWLESRGRHDEADAVLRDMEAQAVAQHGALPDAAVPVETGPATRAGLAMLKDKKFLYPTLLLSVLWITQTIGFFGFSSWAPTLLAAEGISVEDSIFFVALTTVGAPLGSFLAAQVTDRFERKWCLVVFALVIAGSGLLYGLTFTPVLIVVFGFLVNLFERGYTALAYAYSPELYDTKGRSLGTSISYGLGRLSNAVGPLIIAGLYSGHGYQTVFYFIAGTWVVGAVALAIFGPATRRARLAAAASAASAPEVDASR, from the coding sequence TTGCACACCCGGACCAACGCGGCCAACCGGATCGACCGGCTGCCGATCTCGAGGTTCCACAAGACGACGATGGTCGCCCTGGCCTTCACCTACTTCTTCGAGTTCGCGGACATCAACACGTTCGCGATCACCGCCCCCGTGATCCGCGAGCAGTGGGGCGCGAGCGTCAACCACGTGGCGTACGTGACGTCCCTGTCGTTCGTCGGCATGTTCATCGGGTCGATCGTGGCCGGCGGGCTCGCCGACCGGCTCGGCCGCAAGCGCACGCTGGTGGCGACCACGGTCTGGTTCTCGGTGTGGTCGTTCGCGACGATCTTCGCCTGGGACATCTTCTCGATGGGCCTGTTCCGCGTGATGACCAGCGCGGGCCTGTCCGCGATGACGGTCGTGGCCGTGGTCTACATCAACGAGCTCTTCCCGAAGGCCGTGCGCGGCAAGTACCAGGCGTACGTGATCATGATCGGCATCTGCGGCACGCCCGCCACCAACCTCATCGCCTCGTTCGTGGTGCCGATCAACGAGTGGTCCTGGCGGCTGGTCTACCTGTGGGGCTCGCTCGGCGTGCTGTTCCTGTTCTTCGTGCGCAAGCTCGCCGAGTCGCCGCAGTGGCTGGAGTCCCGGGGCCGGCACGACGAGGCCGACGCGGTGCTCCGGGACATGGAGGCGCAGGCGGTCGCGCAGCACGGCGCCCTGCCCGACGCCGCCGTCCCCGTCGAGACCGGACCCGCCACCCGGGCCGGGCTGGCGATGCTCAAGGACAAGAAGTTCCTCTACCCGACGCTCCTGCTGTCGGTGCTGTGGATCACCCAGACCATCGGCTTCTTCGGGTTCTCGTCCTGGGCGCCCACGCTGCTGGCCGCCGAGGGCATCAGCGTCGAGGACTCCATCTTCTTCGTCGCGCTGACCACCGTGGGCGCGCCGCTGGGCTCGTTCCTCGCGGCGCAGGTGACCGACCGGTTCGAACGCAAGTGGTGCCTGGTGGTGTTCGCCCTGGTCATCGCCGGGTCGGGGCTCCTGTACGGGCTGACGTTCACGCCGGTGCTGATCGTCGTGTTCGGGTTCCTGGTCAACCTGTTCGAGCGCGGCTACACGGCCCTGGCCTACGCGTACTCGCCCGAGCTGTACGACACCAAGGGACGTTCGCTCGGCACGTCGATCTCGTACGGGCTGGGGCGGCTGTCCAACGCCGTCGGGCCGCTGATCATCGCCGGCCTGTACAGCGGGCACGGCTACCAGACCGTCTTCTACTTCATCGCGGGCACCTGGGTGGTGGGCGCCGTGGCCCTGGCGATCTTCGGTCCGGCCACGCGCCGGGCGCGGCTGGCGGCGGCTGCGTCGGCGGCGTCGGCGCCGGAGGTGGACGCCAGCCGTTAA
- a CDS encoding GntR family transcriptional regulator, whose protein sequence is MVDDAQVRDELRAAILRGDFAPRQRLVEADLCEQFGARRFAVRAALQDLVAEGLVERQQNRGARIREISLAEAIEISEIRRVVEGLVAARAAERLTAADAKRLSGIGRRMRQAVDGGEAAVYSDLNAELHATLREIAGHETADRIVAQLHGQMVRHQFALSRVPGRSAVSLAQHEAVIAAVVARDPEAAEAAMRAHITSVIEVLRSLA, encoded by the coding sequence ATGGTGGACGACGCCCAGGTGCGGGACGAGCTGCGAGCGGCGATCCTGCGGGGTGACTTCGCGCCACGTCAGCGGCTCGTCGAGGCCGACCTCTGTGAGCAGTTCGGCGCGCGCCGGTTCGCGGTGCGCGCCGCCCTGCAGGACCTCGTGGCCGAGGGGCTCGTCGAGCGCCAGCAGAACCGGGGGGCGCGCATCCGCGAGATCAGCCTGGCCGAGGCGATCGAGATCAGCGAGATCCGCCGCGTCGTCGAGGGGCTGGTGGCCGCTCGGGCGGCCGAGCGGCTCACCGCCGCCGACGCGAAGCGGCTCTCCGGGATCGGCCGCCGCATGCGCCAGGCGGTCGACGGCGGCGAGGCGGCCGTGTACAGCGACCTCAACGCCGAGCTGCACGCGACGCTGCGCGAGATCGCCGGGCACGAGACCGCCGACCGGATCGTGGCGCAGCTCCACGGTCAGATGGTGCGCCACCAGTTCGCGCTCTCGCGCGTCCCCGGCCGGTCGGCGGTCTCGCTGGCTCAGCACGAGGCGGTCATCGCCGCCGTCGTCGCGCGCGACCCCGAGGCGGCCGAGGCCGCGATGCGGGCCCACATCACCTCCGTCATCGAGGTGCTGCGCTCGCTGGCCTGA
- a CDS encoding DM13 domain-containing protein, with amino-acid sequence MRKTALAGATILTATLLLTACGTADDGAGDAMSDQTASSQEQSEDMAEDMGDDMAADPRTGTFEGLNDKSVAGTVEVSGTEVVLSGYSSDEGPDLHVYLTNGTDEAAVAAGTEIDVVAFDEASQTFALDGVDVAGYDTVVIHCDKAKAVFGAAALA; translated from the coding sequence ATGCGCAAGACAGCGCTCGCCGGAGCCACGATCCTGACCGCCACCCTGCTGCTCACCGCCTGCGGCACCGCCGATGACGGGGCGGGGGACGCGATGTCGGACCAGACCGCGTCGTCGCAGGAGCAGTCCGAGGACATGGCGGAGGACATGGGCGACGACATGGCCGCCGACCCCCGCACCGGCACCTTCGAGGGCCTGAACGACAAGTCGGTCGCGGGCACCGTCGAGGTGAGCGGCACCGAGGTCGTCCTGTCGGGCTACTCCTCCGACGAGGGCCCCGACCTGCACGTCTACCTCACCAACGGCACCGACGAAGCGGCGGTCGCCGCGGGCACGGAGATCGACGTCGTCGCCTTCGACGAGGCGTCCCAGACCTTCGCCCTGGACGGCGTGGACGTGGCGGGCTACGACACCGTCGTCATCCACTGCGACAAGGCCAAGGCCGTCTTCGGCGCCGCGGCCCTGGCATGA
- a CDS encoding response regulator transcription factor has product MGARVEVMVVEDDETVLGVVSDYLGGRGYAVTALRDGLVARDALRTARPDVLVLDRMLPGVSGDELCRQVRATAPRTPIIMLTALDTVEQRIDGLEHGADDYVAKPFALRELQLRIDALVRRSRAVHVSPAPFSLGPFRVDAAHRRIWADGAEMTLTAREYELFLFLLQNPDRTLTRDDILHGVWGWSFGEVSTVTVHVRRLREKIEPEPRYPRYLLTEWGRGYRFTVGAAA; this is encoded by the coding sequence ATGGGAGCACGTGTCGAGGTGATGGTCGTGGAGGACGACGAGACCGTCCTGGGCGTGGTCTCCGACTACCTGGGCGGACGCGGCTACGCCGTCACGGCGCTGCGCGACGGGCTCGTGGCCCGGGACGCGCTGCGCACGGCGCGCCCCGACGTGCTGGTGCTGGACCGGATGCTGCCCGGCGTCAGCGGGGACGAGCTGTGCCGCCAGGTCCGGGCGACGGCCCCGCGGACGCCGATCATCATGCTCACGGCCCTGGACACCGTGGAACAGCGGATCGACGGGCTGGAGCACGGCGCCGACGACTACGTCGCCAAGCCGTTCGCGCTGCGGGAGCTCCAGCTCCGGATCGACGCCCTGGTCCGGCGCAGCCGCGCGGTGCACGTCTCGCCGGCGCCGTTCAGCCTCGGGCCGTTCCGGGTCGACGCCGCGCACCGCCGCATCTGGGCGGACGGCGCCGAGATGACGCTCACGGCCCGGGAGTACGAGCTGTTCCTCTTCCTGCTGCAGAACCCGGACCGCACCCTGACCAGGGACGACATCCTGCACGGGGTGTGGGGGTGGAGCTTTGGCGAGGTGTCCACGGTGACGGTGCACGTGCGGCGGCTGCGCGAGAAGATCGAGCCCGAGCCGCGCTACCCGCGCTACCTGCTCACCGAGTGGGGCCGCGGCTACCGCTTCACCGTGGGGGCCGCCGCATGA
- a CDS encoding sensor histidine kinase, which produces MMLTLADLLLILATAAVCTAATTLLALLVLRRRRQRSVTEPFVVLVVAAIGSVVCSTVAIAALMYLSLHDLQVMLWVVGLSALLSLTATLLTARAVSRSFAGLGEAVERVGRGAVVGPEAYAGRELADLSAQLAVASERLAAARAEIEQLDAARRQFFAWISHDLRTPLTGVSALAEALDDGAVADPADYVRRIRAQVGTMNRLVDDLFELSQIQSGALRLRPQDIELLDVVSDAVADVHQLAVAKEIRIEHAGVEGRMLRADPHELTRVVVNLLTNSIRHAPHASEILVSADQADGRLVLSVLDQGSGVDSEDLTRMFEVGWRASAARTPDAVPAAGSPGAGLGLAIVRGIVRAHGGDVRAAHVPQGFRLDVALPAPAA; this is translated from the coding sequence ATGATGCTCACCCTGGCCGACCTGCTGCTCATCCTCGCGACCGCCGCGGTCTGCACGGCGGCGACCACGCTGCTCGCGCTCCTGGTGCTGCGCCGCCGCCGGCAGCGCTCGGTCACCGAGCCGTTCGTGGTCCTGGTGGTCGCCGCGATCGGGTCCGTCGTCTGCTCGACCGTCGCCATCGCCGCGCTGATGTACCTCTCGCTGCACGACCTGCAGGTGATGCTGTGGGTGGTCGGGCTGTCCGCGCTGCTGAGCCTGACCGCGACGCTGCTCACCGCGCGTGCCGTGAGCCGGTCGTTCGCCGGCCTGGGGGAGGCGGTCGAGCGCGTCGGCCGCGGCGCCGTCGTCGGGCCGGAGGCCTACGCGGGGCGGGAGCTCGCCGACCTGTCCGCCCAGCTCGCCGTGGCCTCGGAGCGCCTCGCCGCCGCCCGCGCGGAGATCGAGCAGCTCGACGCCGCGCGGCGGCAGTTCTTCGCCTGGATCTCGCACGACCTGCGCACCCCGCTGACCGGCGTCAGCGCGCTGGCGGAAGCCCTGGACGACGGCGCCGTCGCCGACCCGGCCGACTACGTGCGGCGCATCCGGGCGCAGGTCGGGACCATGAACCGGCTGGTCGACGACCTGTTCGAGCTGTCCCAGATCCAGAGCGGCGCGCTCCGGCTGCGCCCGCAGGACATCGAGCTGCTGGATGTCGTGTCCGACGCCGTGGCCGACGTCCACCAGCTCGCCGTCGCCAAGGAGATCCGCATCGAGCACGCGGGGGTCGAGGGCCGGATGCTGCGGGCCGACCCGCACGAGCTGACCCGGGTGGTCGTCAACCTGCTGACCAACAGCATCCGGCACGCCCCGCACGCGTCCGAGATCCTGGTCTCCGCCGACCAGGCCGACGGCCGGCTGGTGCTCTCCGTGCTCGACCAGGGCAGCGGGGTCGACAGCGAGGACCTCACGCGGATGTTCGAGGTGGGCTGGCGGGCCAGCGCGGCACGTACGCCCGACGCGGTGCCGGCCGCCGGTTCGCCCGGCGCGGGGCTCGGCCTGGCGATCGTGCGCGGCATCGTCCGGGCGCACGGGGGCGACGTGCGGGCGGCCCACGTCCCCCAGGGCTTCCGGCTGGACGTCGCGCTGCCGGCCCCGGCGGCCTAG
- a CDS encoding LLM class flavin-dependent oxidoreductase, giving the protein MTSPQIGVVLPRDLPAAQVLPYARAAERLGFDELWVVEDLGYRGGLVQAAAVLGATERLRVGIGILPAAVRNPAFAAMEIATLEQLHPGRTDVGVGHGMPGWMRQAGAWPERPLTFLAEYVTTLRTLLGGGDSGEVRLDSSAVPDTVPPLLLGVRGPRSLAASGRVADGTVLAEPVGPEYAAAALDAVAPQGEHRLVAYNIGAVDDDAAAALRTARPGLEWIGEPDWAPHVAPLPFAEEFAALRATSATRADFVERLPDEWVARLALAGTPDQVRARIDELGRAGVTSSVFIPAGPDPLAALDALARVL; this is encoded by the coding sequence ATGACCTCTCCGCAGATCGGTGTCGTCCTCCCGCGCGACCTGCCCGCCGCCCAGGTGCTGCCGTACGCGCGCGCCGCCGAGCGGCTCGGCTTCGACGAGCTCTGGGTCGTCGAGGACCTGGGCTACCGCGGCGGCCTGGTGCAGGCGGCCGCCGTGCTGGGCGCCACCGAGCGCCTCCGCGTCGGCATCGGCATCCTGCCCGCCGCCGTGCGCAACCCCGCGTTCGCGGCCATGGAGATCGCCACGCTGGAGCAGCTCCACCCTGGCCGTACCGACGTCGGCGTCGGGCACGGGATGCCGGGCTGGATGCGGCAGGCGGGGGCCTGGCCCGAGCGGCCGCTGACCTTCCTCGCGGAGTACGTGACCACGCTCCGGACGCTGCTGGGCGGCGGGGATTCCGGCGAGGTGCGGCTCGATTCCTCGGCCGTGCCCGACACCGTGCCGCCGCTGCTGCTCGGCGTGCGCGGCCCGCGGTCGCTGGCGGCGTCCGGCCGGGTCGCCGACGGCACCGTGCTCGCCGAGCCCGTCGGCCCGGAGTACGCGGCGGCCGCCCTGGACGCGGTCGCGCCGCAGGGCGAGCACCGGCTGGTGGCCTACAACATCGGGGCCGTCGACGACGACGCGGCGGCCGCCCTGCGCACCGCCCGTCCCGGCCTGGAGTGGATCGGCGAGCCGGACTGGGCGCCGCACGTCGCGCCCCTGCCGTTCGCGGAGGAGTTCGCGGCGTTGCGAGCCACGTCCGCCACGCGCGCGGATTTCGTCGAGCGCCTGCCCGACGAGTGGGTCGCGCGCCTCGCGCTCGCCGGCACGCCCGACCAGGTCCGGGCGCGTATCGACGAGCTCGGCCGCGCCGGCGTCACGTCCAGCGTCTTCATCCCCGCCGGGCCGGACCCGCTGGCGGCGCTCGACGCGTTGGCCCGCGTGCTGTGA